The Fusarium poae strain DAOMC 252244 chromosome 2, whole genome shotgun sequence nucleotide sequence CAGACATCTTGGCCGACGTCTCGCCAATAGACCGAGCGCACCAAGTAACTGTACGTTAAGCCAGCCGAATCGAGGCGGGGAACAATCGAGGATAAGGGGCCAGATACTGGATGTGCAGCAAGGTAGCGCGCTGTAGTGTCGATAACAGGGGTTGTTTTGACCAATGCCAAGATTTTGGGTGTAGATGCTGTTCTTTGGTGTCGTTGGCGATGATTAAAGTCGTGTAGTAGggaagaaaataataaagtgaCCGGATCAAGACGATTTTGGTTGATGCATCCGTCAAGTTTCTCTAGTTGATCATAAACAATGTCGTCGCTACAGACTGacataggtactaaggtactaggCAGTAGGCAAGTTCCGTTAGGTTGACGAGGGGCAGAACCTACTAGTTTTAGAGCTTCACGCCAGGTGGAGATGAAGAGCCGACCCGACACATTTAGGATCAGCCACGACTAGAATACGGATACAGAACAAAGTAGTCTGATTGTCAATCTGAGCTTGAATGATCAATAATGTAGCATCCACCACACATCGGACATCGGCTATTTCTATACAACCTATTACATTCAGCACCTTGTCAAGGTAACCAAGCACTGCCCTAAATATTCGTCACCTTCACCAGACTCCATGGACTTTTTGTAGGCTGTCTTTGATGAGAAACTTCCCCTCATATCGAATGacgtcttcatcgtcagcCAATCACTAGACTAAGCATTACTGTAAAGCCTGTGAGAAAGAATTGATAATAGGAGCCAAAAACATGACATTACTTATAAACTTGTAGCACTTGCCATTGATTAGAGGTACGATAAATTTGCAAAGGATATCGGGGTACTCAATTTAATTGCAAATGTTGAATTATCGAGTTATTTAGATATGCACAATGCTTACCTTGTGGATGGTGCCCAAAGCGATGATCCAGCACAAAATAGGCTATAGTGGCAGCCGCTGACGTTTTTCCTGCATTCAGAAACTCAGCTTGTGACACTTAAAACGTCCACCAAAGATCAAGACAAGTAAAGAACGCATTGGATAAACGCTAATTGATAAGCAAATAACGTTAGAGGACATAGCAACTTAAATTCATGAATTCAAGCGTAGACGAGCGTCTCATATACATAACACAACCAGGTAGGATTTTCTGAAACATTATCATATACAAACGCAGTTGTAAACTACATTGGATATCGTTATTGAGTTTTAGCCGTAACATGGGTAGCTATGTATTCGTTCTATACACATTATATAATTGGTGACATGAAGTTGTAAAGGTTGCCCTTTACGTTGAAGAAGGTATAGTAAAACGGTTCCGGTTTTCCTaaccagaagaagaaaaagaaaaatcaCAGAAGGAAGAGTTGGCGTAGTGACATTACTACAGAGCGAGGACTTGCAGAAGTGCAATGCCTGCCACAGCAGTCAGGCCAATGGCCATTGAAGAGGCGCCAGCAGTAACGGGGGTGATGGGCGCGGGTATATAGGTCTCGATAGGAGCCTCACCGTTGTGGCCACCTGTAGGAGCCGCAGCACCAGAGTATTGCTTCTGAGCGGGCTGCTTGTATGTGGGTTTGGCCTGCTCAAAAACACCAGGCTTGGTTGCTGTCTTGAGCGTAGCAGGGGGGATGGTAACGCTAGTGTAGACTGTACCGTTGAGATGAGATCCAATTGTCAGCGGCTTGGGGAGCTCGGCAACAGGTTTGTAATCCTTGATGGACTGGGTCTCCTTGGCAGGCACAATGGCTGTTGTCCATGATGCGATCTCGGTAGTGACAGCGCCGACTTGGCAATTGAGGTTCTCAGGAGGACACTGGGCGACAGTATGAACCTGGCTCGTGTAGAGAGTCTTGATTTCATGGTTGATAAAGACATCAGTAGGGGTTGGCTTATCCGCCTCTGTTACAGAGCAGATAGTAGTGTAGACAGGGACAGTCTCGGTGGTGACAGATCCGTAAGGGCAGTTGACGACACCAGGATCGCACTTGGTGATGGTCTGGACACTTGTGGTATAGACAGTCCTGGTCTCAtactgaggaggaagagcgTACTGGGAAGCGTAACCAGTAGGGTTAGCTTTACCAATGGCTGGGCAGACAGTAGTGTACAAAGGAACAGTCTCAGTTGTGACAGATCCATAAGGACAGTCAACAACCTCAGGGGGGCACTTGGTGACGGTGTGGACCCGGGTAGTGCAGACAGTGCTGGTAGTCATGCTAATAGCATCTGTGTTTCCGGGATAGTTGGTGTAGACAGGTGATCCCTTTGTGGTGAGAGAGCCAGAATGAACAAGGGTAGAAGGGTTACCGTATGTCTGTGTGTAAGCAGCAGCGCTCGTTGATGTAGTGTTCCAGCCTCGGAAAGTGCTATAGGCAGTCGCGACAGTCGCGGATTCAGTCTCTGTGGCCGAAGCAGTCGACTCTGCAGCTCCCGAAACATCGGTCGTCGCGGCAGTACCAGTAGCAGTGTCGCTGCCAATGGGGGAATCGATAGTTGAGCTAGAAGCTGCGTCGGTAGCAACAGAAGTATCAACAGTTGCAGACACGTCAGATGTAGCAGAGAGGGCATCACTTGTCGAGACAATGTCGGTTGTTAAAGCCATAGTGGTGTCGGCTGAATATTCTGCGGCTGTGGCAGATGCTCCAGTGGTAGACTCAACGCCGACGCTAGAAGTGTTTGCACCGACACTAGTAGCTGTTTCCGTGGATGCAGTGGCATCAGTGGAAGCAGCATCAGTTGAGGTAGTAGCGTCGGCAGAAGCAATAACATCGGTAGAAGCAATAACATTGGTGGAAGCAGTAGCATCGGTGGAAGCAGTAGCATCGGTGGAAGCAGTAGCATCGGTGGAAGCAGTAGCATCGGTGGAAGCAGTAGCATCGGTGGAAGCAGTAGCATCGGTGGAAGCAGTAGCATCGGTGGAAGCAGTAGCATCGGTGGAAGCAGTAGCATCGGTGGAAGCAGCAACAGTTGAGGTAGTGACATCGGCGGAAATGGTGGCATCACTGTTGGTGGTAGCTGTAACATCAGCAGTTGAAGATACATCAGAGGCGGTGGTGGTATCAGCCGAGGTAGCATCTTCCGTCGATGAGGCACCAGAAGTTGTAGAAAAGCCAGATGTAGTGGCAGTATAAACTGTAGATGTTTCGGTTGTCGTGATGTCGGTAGAGGTAGAAGCCTCTTcagtggttgtggttgtggcactagtggtggtggtggtggtaggAACTGGCACCGGGGCACAGCCATACTTGAGAGCATCCATGACATGTTCGTTGTAGCTCTTTCCGTCCACAATGTTCTCTTCTCCACGAGTGAGATCCCACAGAGAAACACCACCGAAATGAGACTTTGTCGTGAGTTCACAGACTAGATCCTTCAAATCTTCGGGCTCAAGATAACCGCCACCTGGTGCGGCTTCTTCGCTAGCAGGGAGACCGACATACAGCTTAGCGTCCTTGCTGAGATCACTGTCTTCAATGATATCTACCCACTGGTCGTAGTTGAAGCCTTCGCCCTCACGACCGTCTGAAACGGCATCACACCAAGGGTTGTTGTAAAATTGCACAAACAGGGCATCGAACTTGGCCGACTGAATCATCTCTTTCATGTAAAAGTACTCGTCGCTAGTTGGGCACTGAGGCGCACCAGTGATAGTGATTCCTTCGTCGAGTTCACGAAGTCGGTTGATCATGGCAATGTAAGGGCCATTGGCTTTCGATTGTTAGCGAATGCTCGGCTCTAAAAGATGTCTTATTCAACCACTTACGAAGATCATGTTCAATATCGAAATCGAAACCATCAACTGCAGCATGAACAGCATtgccatcttcatcaacgCTGTCAAAGGGGCGAATGGTACCCGAATGCTCATTGTAAGGACCGAACGCCTTGTAGAGGAAGTCGGCAAAATCTCGACCTTTATCATCGGTGGTCACCTTGTAGTTACTTCCTGCGTTGTTGTAGACGCCACCGATGCTCAGTAGAATTTTGACACCACGATCCTTGCAGTACGGAATTCCTTCCTTGATGGTATAGCACTCGCTGAGGAGATTTGAGTCTCCATAGGTGCCACCTGCGCAATGCCCGGCAAAGTTGGTTCCGGGAAGATTCGAGTTACTGTGCTCTGGAGCTTGGTTCACGAAAGAGAGTGTGATGTATTCAGGGTGAGAGTCACAGTAGGCTTTGAGGGGCTCAAACCCGCGTTGGCCCTAGGTAGGACATACACTTAGTTGACAATTCTTTATGGCTGCGATAGTGTACATACCCAGTAGCCATTGAGACCACCGAAGGCCTGAATGACAGGAGCAATGACTGGAAGATTGTTGGGGATAGAAGACAGATCCATAGTGACTGATCAAAAGACTGTAAAGTGGCCGAGGCCGGTAAAGAATGTGTGATGATTTTGCGATCAAAGAAAGGACGCAAACCAAAGTTTGCAATGGGCTGAGAACCAGGTCGTCACTGAGATCGAGTGTCAACGAAGTTGGTAGGAAACAATAAGAGcatgagagaaaagaagaggcaATGCCATATATTATCAAGAGAGCTACTCTACTCCGAGCAAGGGGCTGCTCGCACTGGACGCATCTCCTGTCCACTGTTGGCCAAGCTGGTAGAACTCAGCCATATGGGCCGGATGTTGCCTATCTTGGACATAGCTAATACTCCTCTCTCTAGAGAGGTGCGGTTTCGACATGGAATTTGGGGGTTCTCGATGGAACAGCTTGATGTCGGCCGCGCTTCAAGAAGCAATCTCCGTTAGAGAAAAAAGTAAGAGAGGTTCGGTCTAAGAGGCTGCACGTCTGTGCAGTTTAGACAGCTGAAGTTCTTAGTCAGTAGACTATCGTTTTCAGGAACAGGCTAAGCGTTGGTCGAAAGCGAGGGACTATTGAAAAATGGGCAGCTGAGCCGTATAACCGATACGCCAAGGGGAGAATGGAGAACAGAGATAAGGCTAAGGTGGGTAAATGATACCATTTCGTGAAGCTATGAGGCGGAGTGATGGAGATTTGATCTTGGCAAGAGAACGAAATGTATCGAAACTCCGTGGGCGGACGATATCCTCCTGAATCGCGGCGTCAACGTTGGGAGGTTTCTGGTAACTAAGGGCCAAGTCTGCAAGGGGCATTCTAACTGTGGGTATAGGTATTTAAAACGAGGTTAAATATTTCCGGCCAAGACAGGTCAAGTTGACATGAATGAATAGCTTTGCGTGTCTTGACTGGGAGTTGAACTGCATTTCTGAGTGACCCGTTGTACATCAACAGGAACTCCTTGTACTTGAACCAAAAGCCATCATTCAGTTTTTCAAACTCAGAAATCCAAAAAAGGACTTCAAGTTAGTGGTGAAAAAAAGGAAGCTATAGAGGCTGGTTGTAATTAGGTAACTTTGTTCGTTGTTGGTTCTCTCCTACCCTGTTTGGGTCCAGCTTTATCGCAGAGTCATGGGCTAACTAAGCGATGCGGCTAGCGGTTCCTGCATCTCGGTTAACCAATGACATTTCGTTACAGCTCGAGTCATCGCAGTAGGGCTAAATAGCTTACATAAATATTGGAATCTACATATTGTCACTGCTGGTCGATGTTGAGCAAATACTGGCTTCCCCTTTCGGATGGCCTGTTGGATCACTTTACCAAATGAAACCCCTGAAAGGAAATTGATCACCACTGTTATAAGGGTCCGACCTTTGAAGACTCGACTTGGCGGTGATGGAGCCAGGGACCCTTCAAGCTCTGTCCACGTCGTGACATGGCCGATCCGAGGGGTTACCCCTTGCCATTGATCGACACTCTTCGCTTCCTTCCCGAGAATCCTTACTGTAGTGACATCAGATGCTTACTCCATCCCACCTAGGtatctttttactttcttgAGGTATCACGTAACAGGTAGGTAAATGCATCGCTCACCTAGATACCTAGAAAAACAAACTACGAATAGCAAAAGGGGCTTGGTTACTGGCCTGAGACTTCCGTCATGGCTTCGATTGtggcttttcttcttttttttcccttctgGTGAGCCTAGAACTCATAGTTTTACTCTTAAAAACAGCCGCTAACCAAGTTGTCAGCTAGTCCAATATTTACCAATATTTGTTTCGAAAGGTATCAGATGTGGCATATTGAAAACCCATTATGATTACTTCCTATATCTTATGCATGACCCCCTGTTATCTACCTATGGTCTGTGGTTATTCTATTGTTCAAATGTTGCAATTGCGTCTCACATTCACCGACCTCACATCCACCGCCTTATCGGCCTGACCCGTACACAACCTCCCCACAAAGCCGTCTCGTGCCAAAATCCAGCCGTTTCACTTAGTGAACAAATCCAGGACCCTGCTTGGGAAGACTGACTTCAGCATCGCGATCATGGCCCATCGAATTTGTCAATCAGGCTTCAACATTGGTTAACAGTACTCAATACTTGTTCCGCGATGCCCTCCTGGCCACCTCACGTGTCCTTCAACTTTTCTCGTCCAATCTGAAGGTAACAGCGGAATATTCATTTACATTGTAGGTATAACTACTGGCTTGGCTAGACCGAGGTCGGTCGTGGACCCCCAAGCGCTCGATAACGCTTTAAAGCATACAAAAGATGCGGCCTCATTCATGGATGATGTCGCTTTACTTACACTGTTCGATGAATGAACCGTCTTGTTCTCGTCCTGCGGGTCCTTGAGAGCTCAAATTATTCTCCACTGCCGATT carries:
- a CDS encoding hypothetical protein (TransMembrane:1 (o927-949i)), with the translated sequence MDLSSIPNNLPVIAPVIQAFGGLNGYWGQRGFEPLKAYCDSHPEYITLSFVNQAPEHSNSNLPGTNFAGHCAGGTYGDSNLLSECYTIKEGIPYCKDRGVKILLSIGGVYNNAGSNYKVTTDDKGRDFADFLYKAFGPYNEHSGTIRPFDSVDEDGNAVHAAVDGFDFDIEHDLPNGPYIAMINRLRELDEGITITGAPQCPTSDEYFYMKEMIQSAKFDALFVQFYNNPWCDAVSDGREGEGFNYDQWVDIIEDSDLSKDAKLYVGLPASEEAAPGGGYLEPEDLKDLVCELTTKSHFGGVSLWDLTRGEENIVDGKSYNEHVMDALKYGCAPVPVPTTTTTTSATTTTTEEASTSTDITTTETSTVYTATTSGFSTTSGASSTEDATSADTTTASDVSSTADVTATTNSDATISADVTTSTVAASTDATASTDATASTDATASTDATASTDATASTDATASTDATASTDATASTDATASTNVIASTDVIASADATTSTDAASTDATASTETATSVGANTSSVGVESTTGASATAAEYSADTTMALTTDIVSTSDALSATSDVSATVDTSVATDAASSSTIDSPIGSDTATGTAATTDVSGAAESTASATETESATVATAYSTFRGWNTTSTSAAAYTQTYGNPSTLVHSGSLTTKGSPVYTNYPGNTDAISMTTSTVCTTRVHTVTKCPPEVVDCPYGSVTTETVPLYTTVCPAIGKANPTGYASQYALPPQYETRTVYTTSVQTITKCDPGVVNCPYGSVTTETVPVYTTICSVTEADKPTPTDVFINHEIKTLYTSQVHTVAQCPPENLNCQVGAVTTEIASWTTAIVPAKETQSIKDYKPVAELPKPLTIGSHLNGTVYTSVTIPPATLKTATKPGVFEQAKPTYKQPAQKQYSGAAAPTGGHNGEAPIETYIPAPITPVTAGASSMAIGLTAVAGIALLQVLAL